In the Nitrospirota bacterium genome, one interval contains:
- a CDS encoding PilZ domain-containing protein — translation MTDDSKRRSKRKTFRLKAEITLGDRTYRGFIENLSGEGLFGVIIRDEALEDLKVHMLVNVKFEFPTGEVFNLFCEIKRLQENMDALVGRVYNFGMEIIDQSPEYKKFILTL, via the coding sequence ATGACCGACGATTCAAAAAGACGTTCTAAAAGAAAAACATTCAGATTAAAAGCTGAAATCACACTGGGCGATAGAACTTATAGAGGTTTTATAGAGAACCTCTCCGGGGAAGGGCTCTTCGGTGTGATCATACGTGATGAAGCATTAGAAGACCTTAAAGTTCATATGCTTGTGAATGTAAAATTCGAGTTTCCCACAGGAGAAGTTTTTAATCTTTTCTGTGAGATCAAGAGATTGCAGGAAAATATGGACGCCCTTGTCGGACGAGTATATAATTTCGGCATGGAGATAATCGATCAGTCCCCAGAGTATAAGAAATTTATCTTGACGCTATAG
- a CDS encoding PilZ domain-containing protein, with the protein MLLNNPITKKEAVPVKKAVNYKAEFAYDNMHYPGVIVNLSENSLYMISFPTNSPIRLAPGTRLQVKLDPPYQEPICLQCQVIWSYKTPPHGLTHSIGMEIVNAFPNYQNFLKDLS; encoded by the coding sequence ATGTTACTTAATAATCCGATAACAAAAAAAGAGGCGGTGCCAGTTAAAAAGGCCGTCAATTACAAAGCTGAATTTGCTTATGACAATATGCATTATCCCGGGGTCATAGTAAATCTGTCTGAAAACAGCCTTTATATGATCTCCTTTCCTACAAACAGTCCCATAAGATTAGCTCCCGGAACAAGGTTGCAGGTAAAACTGGATCCGCCCTATCAAGAGCCAATTTGTCTGCAATGTCAGGTAATATGGTCATATAAAACTCCGCCTCACGGGCTGACACATAGCATCGGCATGGAGATAGTCAATGCATTCCCTAACTATCAAAATTTCCTGAAAGACCTTTCCTGA
- a CDS encoding response regulator transcription factor: MIKILIVDDHAIVREGLKQILSETSDIVVTGEANNGQEALEKVWHNKYDVVLLDISMPGRNGLEILKQIKHDNPALQVLILSVSPEEQYAVRALKAGASGYLTKESTPNELIAAIRKVSSGKKYVSSSLAERLACHLEAKSEDSLHESLSDREYEVMCMIASGKAVKEIAESLCLSVKTISTYRSRILEKMEMKNNAQLTHYAISNRLVTD, encoded by the coding sequence ATGATTAAGATACTGATCGTTGATGACCACGCAATTGTCCGTGAAGGACTGAAACAAATACTCTCGGAAACTTCCGACATAGTTGTAACCGGTGAAGCGAATAATGGACAGGAGGCCCTGGAAAAAGTATGGCATAACAAATATGATGTTGTCCTTTTGGATATCTCGATGCCGGGCAGAAACGGGCTTGAGATACTTAAACAGATAAAGCACGACAATCCTGCGCTTCAGGTTCTTATATTAAGCGTATCTCCGGAAGAACAATATGCTGTCAGGGCCTTAAAGGCCGGCGCTTCAGGTTATCTGACAAAAGAGAGCACTCCCAACGAACTGATAGCCGCTATCAGAAAAGTCTCAAGCGGGAAAAAATATGTAAGTTCTTCACTTGCAGAACGATTGGCCTGCCATCTGGAGGCCAAATCAGAGGATTCTCTCCACGAGTCGCTCTCTGACCGTGAATATGAGGTGATGTGTATGATCGCATCCGGCAAGGCAGTCAAGGAGATCGCGGAGAGCCTTTGTCTCAGCGTGAAAACAATCAGCACATACAGATCACGCATCCTGGAAAAGATGGAAATGAAGAACAATGCGCAGTTGACCCATTACGCAATAAGCAACCGGCTTGTAACTGACTAA
- a CDS encoding PAS domain-containing protein, whose amino-acid sequence MKRPKQIDALSPLNKQDWTGIFNTITDMITIHDKDFNIIHANDAAKNNLYLPLPGEKDAKCFKYYHGTLCPPTGCPSCECVKTGIPSSFELFEPHLNRNIEIRAIPRFDNENNLIGVIHIVRDISKRIRDEEEIRKTSEELRKLTSHLQSVREEERKHIAREIHDELAQLLTALNMDIFWLHGKLPKEQKTIHEKTASMLKLIDKILQTVSKISSELRPGLLDDLGLQEAMEWQTDEFQKRTGIKCNVAFSTHNIIDQERATTVFRIFQETLTNVVRHAKATRVAVALKEKDHELTLEVKDNGRGITETEITNPDAFGLIGIRERAYYWKGKVKISGKPDKGTTVTVRIPLNNKEEQKI is encoded by the coding sequence ATGAAAAGGCCAAAGCAAATCGACGCATTATCTCCGCTCAACAAACAGGACTGGACCGGCATCTTCAATACAATAACCGACATGATCACCATCCACGATAAAGACTTCAATATCATACATGCAAACGATGCAGCAAAGAACAATCTGTACCTGCCGCTTCCGGGCGAAAAAGATGCAAAATGCTTCAAATATTACCACGGAACTCTCTGCCCTCCAACCGGATGTCCGAGTTGTGAATGTGTCAAAACCGGAATACCTTCCTCTTTTGAGCTTTTTGAGCCACATTTAAACAGGAATATTGAGATACGGGCAATCCCACGATTTGACAATGAGAATAACCTCATAGGCGTGATACATATCGTCAGAGATATCTCAAAACGTATCCGCGATGAAGAAGAGATCAGAAAGACAAGCGAAGAACTTCGCAAGCTTACTTCCCACCTGCAGTCAGTGCGTGAAGAAGAGAGAAAACATATTGCCCGTGAGATACATGATGAATTAGCTCAATTACTGACAGCATTGAACATGGACATCTTCTGGCTTCACGGAAAATTACCGAAAGAGCAAAAAACAATTCATGAAAAAACAGCTTCAATGTTGAAGCTCATCGACAAGATACTGCAAACCGTATCAAAAATATCTTCAGAGCTTAGGCCCGGGCTTCTTGATGATCTCGGCCTTCAGGAAGCTATGGAATGGCAGACAGATGAATTCCAGAAACGGACAGGCATCAAGTGTAACGTCGCCTTCAGCACCCATAATATCATTGATCAGGAACGCGCCACTACAGTATTCCGCATATTCCAGGAGACACTGACAAATGTTGTACGCCATGCAAAAGCGACAAGAGTAGCGGTAGCTCTTAAAGAAAAAGACCATGAGCTTACACTGGAAGTGAAAGATAACGGAAGAGGAATAACAGAAACTGAGATAACCAATCCTGATGCTTTCGGGCTGATAGGTATCCGTGAACGCGCGTATTATTGGAAAGGGAAGGTCAAAATATCAGGAAAACCTGATAAGGGCACTACCGTAACTGTCCGTATTCCCCTGAATAATAAAGAGGAACAAAAAATATGA
- a CDS encoding sensor domain-containing diguanylate cyclase — protein sequence MKDKIRTPEEPVKDLLKLRRKVAMLEALIEEKSLSEERYRSLVESTEDSIYLVDRDYRYLFINKKHLSRLGLLKNNFHGRTFDEFHSEEDTRDFTEKVDKVFKTGRSIQYEHKSRMDDKYFLLTLSPVRGKHKNIISVTVVSKDITRLKDLEENLRTLSLTDDLTDLYNRRGFFALAEHQLKVADRQKKGLFLLYADFDNLKKINDKFGHNEGSRALVETAKILKKHFRKSDIMARMGGDEFAIIPVVSTGERPDKIADRLKKYLELYYSKKNFGYKLSISIGIAYYDPDKPCSIHELLSRADKLMYEQKKLKSK from the coding sequence ATGAAGGACAAAATAAGAACTCCCGAAGAACCTGTTAAAGACCTGCTGAAGCTTCGCCGAAAAGTGGCGATGCTGGAAGCACTGATTGAGGAAAAATCTTTGTCTGAAGAGCGGTACCGTTCACTGGTGGAGTCAACTGAAGACTCCATATACCTGGTTGACCGCGATTACAGGTATCTCTTTATTAACAAAAAACACCTTTCAAGGTTAGGGCTTTTAAAGAACAACTTTCATGGAAGAACATTTGACGAATTTCATTCGGAAGAAGACACAAGAGACTTCACTGAAAAAGTAGACAAAGTATTTAAGACCGGCCGTTCCATTCAGTACGAACACAAAAGCAGAATGGATGATAAATACTTTTTGCTGACACTCAGCCCTGTAAGGGGAAAACACAAGAATATCATATCCGTAACCGTAGTATCAAAAGATATAACCAGACTAAAAGATTTAGAGGAAAACCTTCGCACCCTGTCATTGACCGATGACCTGACCGATCTTTACAACAGGCGCGGATTCTTCGCCCTTGCCGAGCATCAGCTGAAAGTGGCAGACCGTCAGAAAAAAGGCCTTTTTCTCCTTTATGCCGACTTTGATAATTTAAAAAAAATAAATGATAAATTCGGTCATAATGAAGGCAGCAGGGCGCTGGTTGAGACCGCAAAGATCCTCAAAAAACATTTTAGGAAATCAGATATAATGGCGCGTATGGGGGGAGACGAATTTGCAATTATCCCGGTAGTAAGCACCGGGGAGCGTCCTGACAAGATTGCTGACCGTTTAAAGAAATATCTGGAATTATATTATTCAAAGAAAAATTTCGGCTACAAGTTATCAATAAGCATCGGAATAGCATACTACGACCCTGATAAACCCTGCTCAATCCATGAACTTCTTTCAAGAGCTGATAAATTGATGTATGAACAGAAAAAATTAAAGTCAAAGTGA
- a CDS encoding TonB-dependent receptor, with product MKKTTLLKVMSFLMLSLLIFCPAQDVHSSGFAIYTQGADSLGQGNSVTAHLKAPSAIFINPALINQLDGTQLELGTTFISPSREFTSDTGATFKAEHNIFLPSTLFVTRKFNDKLSFGLGVFSPFGLGSEWSPTWEGRYIATRSELTTININPVISYRVLPNLAVAAGFDYVFLDASLENKINFSAFSLADGNKRFEGDGGGYGYNLGLLYNLTDDIAIGASYRSTVEIEAEGTASFDLPAGLPIAPLFPDTNGTVTITLPQQIHAGVAFKGIDKLTLEAGIRWEGWSSYDQFKVDLEKAVAGSKVSIVPKNWDDTTSVLFGGEYQLNDMIALRAGYLKAGNPVPDETFEPAIPDADTDIYTIGAGIKRNNLKVDLAYGFQKVHERQKNNTIDDNTATPLNSALSANGKYRTAIHMLGANVSYRF from the coding sequence ATGAAAAAAACAACACTGTTAAAAGTCATGTCATTCCTTATGCTTTCGTTGTTGATTTTCTGTCCTGCACAAGATGTTCACAGTTCGGGTTTTGCCATATATACACAGGGGGCTGATTCCCTGGGGCAAGGCAATTCCGTTACCGCACATCTTAAAGCCCCGTCAGCCATATTCATCAACCCGGCTCTTATTAACCAACTGGATGGCACACAGTTAGAATTGGGAACGACTTTTATCTCCCCCTCACGTGAATTCACGAGTGACACAGGCGCAACCTTTAAGGCTGAACACAATATCTTTTTGCCAAGCACCCTCTTTGTTACTCGCAAATTCAATGACAAGCTGAGCTTCGGGCTTGGTGTATTCAGTCCATTCGGCCTTGGAAGTGAGTGGAGTCCGACTTGGGAAGGACGATACATTGCTACCAGGTCAGAATTAACTACTATTAACATAAACCCTGTTATTTCATATAGGGTATTACCAAATCTTGCAGTTGCAGCAGGTTTCGATTATGTTTTCCTTGACGCATCATTGGAGAATAAGATAAATTTTTCAGCTTTTTCTCTTGCGGACGGAAACAAAAGATTTGAAGGAGATGGGGGCGGATATGGTTACAATCTCGGCCTCCTTTATAATTTAACTGATGATATCGCAATAGGCGCCTCCTACCGCAGCACAGTTGAGATCGAGGCTGAAGGAACTGCCTCCTTCGACCTGCCTGCAGGTCTTCCAATAGCACCCTTGTTCCCTGATACAAACGGTACGGTTACCATAACACTTCCTCAGCAGATTCATGCCGGAGTTGCTTTCAAAGGGATTGATAAGCTTACCCTGGAAGCAGGCATCAGATGGGAAGGATGGTCTTCTTATGACCAATTTAAAGTTGACCTTGAGAAGGCAGTTGCCGGCAGCAAAGTATCCATTGTACCCAAAAACTGGGACGATACAACATCCGTGCTCTTTGGAGGAGAATACCAGCTGAATGATATGATCGCGCTGCGTGCCGGATATCTTAAAGCAGGCAATCCTGTTCCTGATGAAACATTTGAACCGGCAATCCCTGATGCTGATACAGATATATACACTATCGGAGCGGGCATAAAACGCAACAACTTAAAAGTTGACCTTGCCTATGGTTTTCAGAAAGTTCACGAGCGGCAGAAAAATAACACTATAGATGACAATACAGCTACTCCCTTAAACAGCGCCTTAAGCGCTAATGGAAAGTATAGAACAGCGATTCATATGCTGGGTGCAAACGTATCTTACCGTTTCTAA
- a CDS encoding B12-binding domain-containing radical SAM protein has product MKRKLILINPVGQKSGLLLSKFSAYPPLSLAYVAALTPDHWDIEIIDENIAEFSYKDADFVGITSFTANINRAYEIAAIYRNKGIKVVLGGIHASVLPDEAVNYVDAVVVGEAELIWKKVIEDFENNVLKQKYNGPAVPLRDYHILPRRDLLSNKYFWGTIQTSRGCPFGCDFCSVSRYLGKDYRQKKTEDILDELEKIENEYIIFLDDNLVGYGKSSEENAIRLFKGMQKRNIKKKWCMQTSINTGENEEVLKYAAKSGCIYALVGIETISKESLKDMKKGINLKIGIDNFKNIIGRFHKYGIGVLGAFIIGNDYENMKYFEDLSDFIVRAGVDVAQITILTPLPGTSLFDRLQSEGRLKHTNFPDDWVKFRFSHLVHEPKGINEKEIYNGNNYIKSRIYSPYIFLFRMIKSLFSLKRFHSFIAIYHLNKAFKKGWENSHYYNMP; this is encoded by the coding sequence ATGAAAAGAAAATTAATTCTTATAAATCCTGTTGGGCAGAAAAGCGGCCTGCTACTTAGTAAATTTTCTGCTTATCCACCCTTAAGCCTTGCCTATGTAGCGGCATTGACCCCTGACCACTGGGATATAGAAATCATAGATGAGAATATTGCAGAGTTCAGTTATAAGGACGCAGACTTTGTAGGAATCACATCATTTACTGCCAATATTAACAGAGCATATGAGATTGCGGCTATTTATCGTAATAAGGGAATCAAAGTTGTTTTAGGGGGCATTCATGCCTCTGTGCTTCCTGATGAAGCAGTAAATTATGTTGACGCAGTTGTTGTTGGTGAAGCTGAACTCATCTGGAAGAAGGTTATTGAAGATTTTGAGAATAACGTTTTAAAGCAAAAATATAATGGGCCTGCGGTGCCATTAAGAGATTACCATATTTTACCCAGGAGAGATTTATTAAGTAATAAATATTTCTGGGGAACCATACAGACATCTCGTGGTTGCCCTTTTGGCTGTGATTTTTGCTCGGTTTCCAGATATCTTGGTAAAGATTACAGACAAAAGAAAACAGAGGATATTTTAGATGAATTAGAGAAAATAGAGAACGAATATATTATCTTTCTTGATGATAATCTTGTGGGTTATGGCAAGAGTTCTGAAGAAAATGCCATAAGGTTATTTAAGGGAATGCAGAAGCGAAACATAAAGAAAAAATGGTGTATGCAGACCTCAATTAATACAGGGGAGAACGAGGAGGTTCTTAAGTATGCTGCTAAGAGCGGCTGTATCTATGCCCTTGTCGGAATTGAAACCATCAGCAAAGAAAGCCTTAAAGATATGAAAAAGGGAATTAACTTGAAGATTGGGATAGATAATTTTAAAAATATAATTGGCAGGTTTCATAAATATGGCATAGGAGTGCTTGGAGCTTTTATCATAGGTAATGATTATGAAAACATGAAGTACTTTGAAGACCTGAGCGACTTCATAGTCAGGGCTGGAGTTGATGTTGCACAGATAACGATTTTAACGCCGCTTCCGGGAACCAGCTTATTCGATCGCTTGCAATCAGAGGGCAGATTGAAGCACACTAATTTTCCTGATGATTGGGTAAAGTTCAGGTTTTCTCATCTTGTTCATGAACCTAAAGGAATTAACGAAAAAGAAATATATAACGGAAATAATTATATAAAAAGTAGAATATACTCGCCTTATATTTTCCTCTTCAGGATGATCAAATCTCTTTTTTCACTAAAGAGATTTCATTCATTTATTGCCATATATCATTTAAATAAAGCCTTTAAAAAGGGCTGGGAAAATTCGCATTATTATAATATGCCATGA
- a CDS encoding class I SAM-dependent methyltransferase, translating into MPNSKYLMESAEETTRLDLKTDASIVEKQALWAGIKPGMRVADLGCGSGKTTSVLHKLVQPGGEVVGIDFAKDRIEYAEKHYKGEGIEFKCLDIKESMDVIGKFDFVWTRFVLEYYRADSIDIVQNADRILKPGGILCLVDLDHNPLNHYGYSKRVERTIASIMKILEEKMNFDPYAGRKLYSYIYDLGYKNINVDVAAHHVIFGELKDIDAYNWIKKLEVVPKKINYDFKEFDGGHEEFLQECKSFFSHPRRFTYTPIILCRGEKPV; encoded by the coding sequence GTGCCTAACAGTAAATATTTAATGGAAAGCGCGGAAGAGACCACGCGACTTGACTTAAAGACTGATGCCAGCATAGTGGAGAAGCAGGCTCTTTGGGCAGGTATTAAGCCTGGAATGAGGGTTGCCGACCTTGGATGCGGTTCGGGCAAGACTACCTCAGTTTTACATAAACTTGTTCAACCAGGTGGAGAAGTAGTTGGAATAGACTTTGCCAAGGATAGAATAGAATATGCAGAAAAGCATTATAAAGGCGAAGGAATTGAGTTTAAGTGCCTTGATATTAAAGAATCAATGGATGTAATAGGGAAGTTTGATTTTGTCTGGACAAGATTTGTTCTTGAATATTACCGTGCTGATAGCATTGATATAGTGCAGAATGCGGATAGGATATTAAAACCAGGGGGCATACTCTGCTTAGTTGATCTTGATCATAATCCTTTAAACCATTATGGATATTCAAAACGCGTTGAAAGAACTATTGCATCAATAATGAAAATTCTTGAGGAAAAAATGAACTTTGATCCTTATGCAGGAAGAAAACTTTATTCTTATATATATGACCTTGGTTATAAAAATATCAACGTTGATGTTGCTGCTCACCATGTAATTTTTGGTGAGTTAAAAGATATTGATGCTTATAACTGGATAAAAAAACTGGAAGTGGTTCCAAAAAAAATAAACTATGATTTTAAAGAGTTTGATGGAGGACACGAAGAATTTTTACAGGAGTGTAAAAGTTTTTTTTCTCACCCCAGAAGATTTACATATACCCCGATAATTTTATGCAGAGGGGAGAAACCAGTTTAA